In Mus musculus strain C57BL/6J chromosome 9, GRCm38.p6 C57BL/6J, one genomic interval encodes:
- the Higd1a gene encoding HIG1 domain family member 1A, mitochondrial yields the protein MSTNTDLSLSSYDEGQGSKFIRKAKETPFVPIGMAGFAAIVAYGLYKLKSRGNTKMSIHLIHMRVAAQGFVVGAMTLGMGYSMYQEFWANPKPKP from the exons ATGTCAACCAACACagacctttctctctcttcatacGATGAAGGTCAGGGGTCTAAGTTTATTCGGAAAGCTAAGGAGACACCGTTTGTCCCCATTG GAATGGCGGGCTTTGCAGCGATTGTTGCCTATGGGTTGTACAAGCTGAAGAGCAGAGGAAATACAAAGATGTCCATTCACTTGATCCACATGCGTGTAGCAGCCCAGGGCTTTGTTGTGGGGGCCATGACTCTTG gtatgggctaCTCCATGTATCAGGAATTCTGGGCCAACCCTAAGCCTAAGCCTTAG